A DNA window from Bdellovibrio sp. BCCA contains the following coding sequences:
- a CDS encoding pyridoxine 5'-phosphate synthase, whose protein sequence is MKHKIRLGVNVDHVATLRQVRGGTTPYPNLLDMVKKSVKGGAEQITIHLREDRRHIQLEDLKVLSKACPVPLNLEMAATPQMVSFAKKYRPDWVCFVPEKRAELTTEGGLDVKKGFKKMAPMVEKLQRIGIEISMFIEPSMEQVEASYEIGADAVEFHTGKWVHLTGPRKQKEWDRLVDTAEWANYLGLNVHAGHGLDYHHSKLINKLPYLQEVNIGHSLICYALEDGLEDSVRKMRKILK, encoded by the coding sequence ATGAAACATAAAATCCGTCTTGGTGTGAATGTGGACCACGTAGCGACCCTACGTCAGGTCCGAGGTGGAACTACACCTTATCCAAATCTTTTGGACATGGTGAAAAAATCCGTAAAAGGTGGCGCTGAGCAAATCACAATCCATCTTCGTGAAGACCGTCGCCATATTCAATTGGAAGACTTAAAGGTTCTCTCGAAGGCTTGCCCCGTGCCTTTAAATCTTGAAATGGCAGCGACTCCACAAATGGTTTCGTTTGCAAAAAAATATCGTCCTGATTGGGTGTGCTTTGTTCCTGAAAAAAGAGCGGAGCTTACAACCGAGGGCGGCCTTGATGTAAAGAAAGGCTTTAAGAAAATGGCTCCGATGGTTGAAAAACTTCAACGTATCGGCATTGAGATCTCAATGTTCATTGAGCCTTCCATGGAACAAGTTGAAGCGTCTTATGAAATTGGTGCTGATGCTGTTGAATTTCACACGGGAAAATGGGTTCACCTCACAGGTCCTCGTAAGCAAAAAGAATGGGATCGCCTGGTAGATACAGCGGAGTGGGCTAATTACTTGGGCCTTAATGTTCACGCGGGTCACGGTCTTGATTATCACCATTCAAAACTTATCAACAAGCTTCCCTACCTTCAGGAAGTGAATATCGGTCACTCGTTGATCTGTTACGCTCTTGAAGACGGTCTTGAAGATTCTGTTCGTAAGATGAGAAAGATCTTAAAGTAA
- the ftsH gene encoding ATP-dependent zinc metalloprotease FtsH translates to MRSTQKTLALWFFLIIMAVFLFQAYESKHQKVITDFNYPKFSEAVKSGEVASVTFRQDTSEIVGELKPEFEKKYNGTHFAIVGNTGDKGLAFLQEHGITPNYERADSGGFFQTFIVNWLPLILIVAMFLFIMRQIQVGGGKAMSFGKSRARLLTEHKNRVTFKEVAGVDEAKEDLQEIVSFLKDPKKYTKLGGRIPKGVLLVGPPGTGKTLLARAVAGEAGVPFFTISGSDFVEMFVGVGASRVRDLFEQGKKNAPCLIFIDEIDAVGRHRGAGMGGGHDEREQTLNQLLVEMDGFESSEGVILIAATNRPDVLDPALLRPGRFDRRVVVNKPDLKGREQILAVHMRKTPLGPDVEATKIARGTPGFSGADLENLVNEAALIAARTDKKYLEMEDFEKAKDKVIMGSERKSMVISDEDKKVTAYHEAGHTLVGKKLAGLDPIHKVTIIPRGMALGVTQTLPEKESVSLSKSKAENMIAFLFGGRAAEEVIFKDVTTGAGNDIERATDIARRMVCEWGMSKLGPLAFEKRGGEVFLGMQYGHQGHKDYSESKAEEIDAEVSKFIDHGYETAVRILTDYKDALERLAQALLEYETIDGHEVEMLVNGAAVTEIEKYRNSKKDGGLGVAVTPKKDTSGDPVGNTGPVTI, encoded by the coding sequence ATGCGATCAACTCAGAAAACGCTGGCTCTCTGGTTCTTCCTGATCATCATGGCTGTTTTTCTATTTCAAGCCTATGAGAGTAAGCACCAAAAAGTGATCACTGATTTTAACTACCCGAAATTTTCTGAAGCGGTGAAATCTGGTGAAGTGGCTTCTGTCACATTCCGCCAAGACACAAGTGAAATTGTCGGCGAATTAAAACCAGAATTCGAAAAGAAATACAACGGAACGCACTTTGCGATCGTGGGTAACACGGGCGATAAGGGCCTTGCCTTCCTTCAAGAACACGGAATCACTCCAAACTATGAACGCGCCGATAGCGGTGGCTTCTTCCAAACATTTATTGTGAATTGGTTGCCATTGATTCTTATCGTAGCGATGTTCCTCTTTATCATGCGCCAAATTCAAGTTGGCGGCGGTAAAGCGATGTCTTTTGGAAAAAGCCGTGCGCGTCTTCTGACAGAGCATAAAAACCGTGTGACGTTCAAAGAAGTCGCTGGTGTGGATGAAGCGAAAGAAGATTTGCAAGAAATCGTGAGCTTCCTTAAAGATCCAAAAAAATATACAAAATTGGGTGGTCGTATTCCTAAAGGTGTTTTGCTTGTAGGTCCTCCGGGAACAGGTAAGACGTTGCTTGCACGCGCAGTGGCGGGTGAAGCAGGTGTGCCATTCTTTACAATTTCTGGTTCTGACTTCGTTGAGATGTTCGTGGGTGTCGGTGCGAGCCGTGTCCGTGACTTATTTGAACAAGGTAAGAAAAATGCTCCGTGTTTGATCTTTATCGACGAGATCGATGCCGTAGGTCGCCATCGTGGTGCTGGCATGGGGGGTGGTCATGACGAGCGTGAACAAACTCTGAATCAATTGCTTGTTGAGATGGATGGTTTTGAATCTTCTGAAGGTGTGATCTTAATCGCAGCGACAAACCGTCCTGACGTTCTAGATCCTGCGTTGTTGCGTCCAGGTCGTTTCGACCGCCGTGTGGTGGTGAATAAGCCAGACCTTAAAGGTCGTGAGCAAATTCTTGCCGTTCACATGCGTAAGACGCCATTGGGTCCTGATGTGGAAGCAACGAAAATTGCCCGCGGAACTCCAGGCTTCTCAGGTGCTGACCTTGAGAACTTGGTGAATGAAGCGGCCTTGATCGCAGCTCGCACAGATAAAAAATATCTTGAGATGGAAGACTTTGAAAAAGCCAAAGACAAAGTCATCATGGGTTCTGAAAGAAAATCGATGGTGATTTCGGATGAAGATAAAAAAGTGACGGCCTATCATGAAGCAGGTCACACGCTTGTTGGTAAAAAACTGGCGGGTCTTGATCCTATTCACAAAGTGACGATCATTCCTCGCGGAATGGCTTTGGGTGTGACACAAACATTGCCTGAAAAAGAAAGCGTGTCTTTGTCTAAGAGCAAAGCGGAAAACATGATTGCTTTCTTGTTCGGTGGCCGTGCCGCGGAAGAAGTGATCTTTAAAGATGTCACAACAGGTGCTGGAAACGACATTGAACGTGCCACTGATATCGCGCGCCGTATGGTGTGTGAATGGGGTATGAGTAAATTGGGACCTTTGGCATTTGAAAAACGTGGTGGCGAAGTGTTCTTGGGAATGCAATACGGTCATCAAGGTCATAAAGATTATTCAGAGTCAAAAGCTGAAGAAATCGACGCGGAAGTTTCTAAATTTATCGATCACGGTTATGAAACAGCCGTGCGTATCTTGACTGATTACAAAGACGCTTTGGAAAGATTGGCGCAAGCTCTTCTTGAGTACGAAACTATCGACGGTCACGAAGTAGAAATGCTTGTGAACGGTGCTGCTGTGACGGAGATTGAAAAATACCGTAACAGCAAAAAGGACGGCGGCCTGGGCGTGGCGGTGACTCCTAAGAAGGACACTTCCGGCGACCCCGTTGGTAACACTGGTCCTGTGACAATTTAA
- the cdaA gene encoding diadenylate cyclase CdaA, with the protein MLQQFVDNLVFIVQHLRVQDAIDMLLVWMVVYRILVLIKRTGTIQMLSGLGVLAIGYILSIWLELFTFNWILEKFFSNLFVIVVVLFQGEIRRALAHIGSNPFFSDASTIQETQVIEEIAKGVILTAQKGFGALVVVEREIVIDYHIEFGTEMDSKVSAELLASIFHPESPMHDGAVLIRNGKIHSAGCFLPLSKNPALDKNLGTRHRAAIGLTEETDALVFVVSEENKSIGIVQGGHLSPNVELGDIRKALYETFGLKYKAFSQQGEVS; encoded by the coding sequence ATGTTGCAACAGTTTGTCGACAACTTGGTATTCATCGTCCAGCATCTGCGCGTTCAAGACGCGATAGATATGCTTCTGGTGTGGATGGTTGTGTATCGCATCCTGGTTCTGATCAAAAGAACCGGCACCATCCAAATGCTTTCAGGTCTAGGCGTTCTCGCGATCGGATACATCTTAAGTATCTGGCTTGAGCTTTTCACCTTTAACTGGATCTTAGAAAAATTCTTCTCAAATCTTTTTGTGATCGTGGTTGTCTTGTTCCAAGGGGAGATTCGTCGTGCCTTGGCTCATATCGGAAGCAATCCGTTCTTTAGCGATGCTTCGACAATTCAAGAAACTCAGGTGATCGAAGAGATCGCAAAAGGTGTGATCCTCACAGCGCAAAAAGGTTTCGGAGCCTTGGTGGTGGTTGAGCGTGAGATCGTGATCGACTATCACATCGAGTTCGGAACTGAAATGGATTCAAAAGTTTCAGCGGAACTTTTAGCCTCCATCTTCCATCCGGAAAGCCCCATGCATGATGGGGCTGTTTTGATTCGTAACGGAAAAATTCACTCGGCGGGTTGTTTCCTGCCTCTGAGTAAAAATCCAGCTCTTGATAAAAACCTGGGAACGCGCCACAGAGCTGCGATTGGTTTAACAGAAGAAACCGACGCTCTAGTCTTTGTGGTTTCTGAAGAAAATAAATCCATCGGTATCGTTCAAGGGGGCCACTTGAGCCCGAACGTGGAACTAGGTGACATTCGCAAAGCCCTCTATGAGACTTTCGGTCTTAAATACAAAGCCTTCTCTCAGCAAGGGGAGGTGTCGTAA
- a CDS encoding protein-arginine deiminase family protein, which translates to MTFFLLLINLVFAQGQNACSQHNPMSSDVPACPTTGSTLLSENYPIMAATVSDYEGGPEWVKSYVTKVMKAQPQKPPQFFLHVTPETYESVVAELRKQAPSPQVADQWIKGLTRVEGNNRWNWQQDYFDNFYNPKTGQPVLREVQGYGRHGDSYTSMINSTAKECNIHAGVLLENAQYKSGHSGGNIEAVNGLCLLGADHFNNNEWDSYAKSTCTNMDAAVKTPSDFLKVGHTDEMFKTLKDPSQKPPCDFALAFASPKKGLEVLKGNPDGKVFDFPGVSGEELITRVRQSGYREICAAYTASKRSQNLPPSPGKTRSGKGVSQLLWDLSITKAFAGVLSITDPKVENLYKELQALDDMEPKSVEERQRLLARKNEILNKIQQQMKKAGYLKSKAKMDEAKECLEMTNKDLAKIIESDKEFKDFNESVEKAIQQFKKDLLAKLKQKYPQCSPKTLDIPDIYQGMMDYDKQPASYAMGTGLSLFPNPTNGEIVGNTYIMPEPVNPAFKADIDNQIKGLGLKTDYIDTHFAHVQQGNLHCSSHAIRYCRPQGGKK; encoded by the coding sequence GTGACGTTCTTTCTCCTCCTCATCAACTTAGTCTTCGCTCAAGGACAAAACGCCTGCTCCCAACACAATCCCATGAGTTCTGATGTGCCTGCATGTCCCACGACAGGCAGCACTCTTCTTTCCGAAAATTATCCGATTATGGCAGCCACAGTTTCTGACTACGAAGGCGGTCCTGAGTGGGTGAAGTCTTATGTAACAAAAGTCATGAAGGCCCAACCGCAAAAACCTCCGCAGTTTTTTCTTCATGTGACACCTGAAACTTATGAGTCCGTTGTTGCCGAACTTCGCAAACAAGCTCCTTCACCGCAAGTCGCCGACCAGTGGATCAAAGGTTTAACACGTGTTGAAGGAAACAATCGCTGGAACTGGCAGCAAGATTATTTCGACAACTTTTATAATCCTAAAACGGGCCAACCTGTTCTTCGTGAGGTTCAAGGTTACGGACGCCATGGAGATTCTTACACTTCCATGATCAACTCCACCGCCAAAGAATGTAATATTCATGCCGGCGTATTATTGGAAAATGCTCAGTACAAATCCGGTCACAGCGGTGGAAACATTGAGGCCGTCAATGGACTGTGTCTTTTAGGAGCGGATCACTTCAACAACAATGAATGGGACTCTTACGCTAAATCCACTTGCACTAACATGGACGCCGCAGTGAAAACGCCTTCTGATTTTCTTAAGGTGGGTCATACCGATGAGATGTTTAAAACTCTCAAAGATCCTTCGCAAAAACCACCTTGCGATTTTGCCTTGGCCTTTGCAAGCCCTAAAAAAGGTCTTGAAGTTTTAAAGGGAAATCCCGACGGAAAAGTTTTCGATTTCCCCGGTGTTTCTGGCGAAGAACTTATCACTCGTGTCAGACAATCGGGATATCGCGAAATTTGTGCTGCTTACACAGCCAGCAAGAGATCACAAAATCTGCCTCCTTCCCCAGGGAAAACCCGCTCAGGAAAAGGCGTTTCGCAACTGCTTTGGGATCTGTCGATCACAAAAGCTTTTGCCGGAGTTCTGTCAATCACAGATCCGAAAGTTGAAAACCTCTACAAAGAGCTTCAGGCCCTTGATGATATGGAACCGAAATCTGTGGAAGAAAGACAGCGACTTCTTGCTCGCAAAAATGAAATCCTCAACAAAATACAGCAGCAGATGAAAAAAGCAGGCTATTTGAAATCAAAGGCAAAAATGGATGAAGCTAAAGAGTGCCTTGAAATGACGAACAAGGATTTGGCGAAAATCATTGAGTCAGACAAAGAATTTAAAGATTTCAATGAGTCCGTTGAAAAAGCCATTCAACAATTCAAAAAAGATCTTTTAGCGAAACTAAAACAAAAATATCCTCAGTGCTCTCCAAAGACTCTCGATATTCCCGATATCTATCAAGGCATGATGGACTACGATAAACAACCAGCCTCGTATGCCATGGGTACAGGCCTTTCCTTATTTCCGAATCCTACAAATGGTGAAATTGTCGGAAATACCTACATCATGCCTGAGCCCGTGAATCCCGCGTTTAAAGCCGATATAGACAATCAAATAAAAGGTCTCGGATTAAAAACAGATTACATCGACACCCATTTCGCTCACGTCCAACAAGGCAACTTGCATTGTTCAAGTCACGCCATTCGCTACTGCCGTCCTCAAGGGGGTAAGAAATAA
- a CDS encoding thermonuclease family protein: protein MNYLRSLLLLILLFPATLFAEGIRLKVVSVHDGDTLTAVGVDDDERYKVRLMGVDTPEVDFYKNTQGDVSLKARDALRAMAPEGSILILSEDSDVDKHGRILGRLLKDGKDLNEEMLRQGWGLIYFIYPFDKGVVSKFSKAAKEAFDNKRGVFSNEYKETEAPYLFRLRVRKQVGRNPVGDFELKKVLSPEDIEQIPVWKRVFFPDYDLAYKNGYN from the coding sequence ATGAATTACCTACGCAGTCTTTTATTATTGATCCTTCTTTTCCCTGCCACTCTTTTTGCTGAAGGCATTCGCTTGAAAGTTGTGAGCGTTCACGATGGCGATACTCTGACGGCTGTCGGCGTTGATGACGACGAAAGATACAAAGTGCGTTTGATGGGTGTGGATACCCCTGAAGTCGATTTCTATAAGAACACACAAGGTGACGTTTCCTTGAAAGCTCGCGACGCTTTAAGAGCGATGGCGCCTGAGGGTTCTATTCTTATTCTGTCTGAAGACAGTGACGTTGATAAACACGGTCGCATCTTAGGTCGTCTCTTAAAGGACGGAAAAGATTTGAATGAAGAAATGCTTCGCCAAGGTTGGGGCCTGATTTACTTCATCTACCCTTTTGATAAAGGTGTCGTGAGCAAGTTCAGCAAAGCCGCGAAAGAAGCTTTTGACAATAAACGTGGCGTTTTCTCGAATGAATATAAAGAAACGGAAGCTCCGTACTTATTCCGTTTAAGAGTTCGCAAGCAAGTAGGAAGAAATCCCGTGGGAGATTTCGAACTTAAAAAAGTTCTCTCTCCTGAAGACATCGAACAAATTCCAGTGTGGAAACGCGTTTTCTTTCCTGACTATGATTTAGCTTATAAAAACGGATACAACTAA
- the glmM gene encoding phosphoglucosamine mutase, producing the protein MTNKKVSKVVDKKSTKLFGTDGIRGTANQWPMTPDMVVKIGQAIGYILQKQSLNVPAASRKVVIGKDTRLSGYMIEQALASGLNSMGIFVQLVGPLPTPGIGYLTRTMRAAAGIVISASHNPFHDNGIKVFGADGFKISEEMEREIERLVLEEDLSTLLPASKEIGRTKRIEDSQGRYIVYVKGTFPLEYTLDGMRIVLDTANGASYKVAPSVFQELGAEVIQLGDDPNGTNINDKVGALYPQKLSEAVQQYRADVGISLDGDADRVIMVDEKGEIVNGDRILAICALHMKERGLLKGDTLVATQMSNFGLEKRMNEAGIKLVKTGVGDKYVVEEMRKNGYNLGGEQSGHIIFLDHTTTGDGCIAALGVLAVMKQTGKKMSELNRVFEDVPQVLINCRVKRRTELHELTGYNDLIRTIEKKLNGDGRVFVRFSGTEPVIRVLVEGPDKAQISMFAEEIASFLEKELS; encoded by the coding sequence ATGACGAACAAAAAGGTCAGTAAAGTGGTTGATAAGAAATCTACAAAGTTGTTCGGTACGGATGGCATCCGTGGCACTGCCAATCAGTGGCCTATGACTCCGGATATGGTAGTTAAAATCGGTCAGGCGATTGGTTATATTCTGCAAAAACAATCTCTGAATGTGCCAGCGGCGTCTCGCAAAGTCGTTATCGGAAAAGACACGCGTCTTTCTGGTTACATGATCGAACAGGCTCTTGCGAGTGGCTTGAATTCCATGGGAATTTTCGTTCAACTTGTCGGCCCCCTTCCAACTCCGGGTATTGGATATCTCACTCGCACAATGAGAGCGGCGGCAGGAATCGTGATTTCTGCTTCTCACAATCCGTTTCATGATAACGGTATTAAAGTTTTCGGTGCGGATGGTTTTAAAATTTCCGAAGAGATGGAAAGAGAAATCGAACGCCTGGTTCTTGAAGAAGACTTAAGCACTCTTTTGCCAGCGAGCAAAGAAATCGGCCGCACGAAACGTATTGAAGACTCTCAAGGTCGTTACATCGTATACGTGAAGGGCACTTTCCCACTTGAGTATACACTTGATGGAATGCGCATCGTTCTTGATACAGCCAATGGAGCTTCCTACAAAGTAGCTCCTTCCGTCTTCCAAGAGTTGGGTGCGGAAGTGATTCAGTTGGGTGATGATCCAAATGGCACAAACATCAACGACAAAGTCGGAGCCCTTTATCCGCAAAAACTTTCTGAAGCGGTTCAACAGTATCGCGCGGATGTCGGTATCAGTCTTGATGGTGACGCTGATCGCGTGATCATGGTGGATGAAAAAGGCGAAATCGTAAACGGAGACCGTATTCTTGCGATCTGCGCTCTGCACATGAAAGAGCGTGGTCTTCTGAAAGGTGACACATTGGTGGCAACACAGATGTCGAACTTCGGTCTTGAAAAACGCATGAATGAAGCCGGCATCAAACTTGTGAAAACAGGTGTCGGTGATAAATACGTTGTCGAAGAGATGAGAAAAAATGGTTACAACCTGGGCGGTGAACAATCAGGTCATATCATTTTCTTAGATCACACAACAACAGGGGATGGTTGTATAGCGGCCCTTGGAGTTCTTGCGGTAATGAAACAAACGGGCAAGAAGATGAGTGAGCTGAACCGCGTTTTTGAAGACGTGCCTCAGGTCCTTATCAACTGCCGGGTAAAACGTCGTACAGAGCTTCACGAGCTGACGGGTTACAACGACCTTATCCGTACAATTGAAAAGAAACTCAATGGCGATGGACGTGTTTTCGTTCGTTTCTCAGGCACAGAGCCGGTGATCCGTGTTCTTGTCGAGGGACCTGATAAAGCGCAAATCAGTATGTTTGCCGAAGAGATCGCCTCCTTCCTAGAAAAAGAGCTGTCATAG
- the tsaE gene encoding tRNA (adenosine(37)-N6)-threonylcarbamoyltransferase complex ATPase subunit type 1 TsaE, which yields MSKILNSERTVNNLIELKEFWKEFLPHLSERCILLMSGDVGAGKTTSVQMIAEILGMRDVQSPSFAIHLRYENAEGKSLDHIDLYRLKDDDDLESSGFWDLFAPKQGLIIIEWANRLDFDYLPLNWQRVEVKFEKTSAESRKILCRTI from the coding sequence ATGTCGAAAATCCTGAACTCGGAAAGAACAGTGAATAATCTCATTGAGCTTAAAGAGTTCTGGAAAGAATTTTTGCCCCACTTAAGTGAGCGCTGCATTTTACTGATGAGCGGTGACGTCGGTGCCGGCAAAACAACGTCCGTACAAATGATCGCTGAAATTCTCGGTATGCGCGATGTTCAGTCGCCGTCATTTGCGATTCATCTGCGTTATGAAAATGCCGAAGGAAAATCTTTAGATCATATCGATCTGTATCGTCTGAAAGACGATGATGATTTGGAAAGCTCAGGCTTCTGGGATCTCTTCGCACCGAAACAAGGATTGATCATTATCGAATGGGCGAATCGCCTGGATTTTGATTATTTGCCACTGAATTGGCAAAGAGTCGAAGTGAAGTTTGAAAAAACATCGGCAGAGTCGCGAAAAATCCTCTGCCGAACTATCTAA